The genomic region ATTATCAGGACGCCATGGCCAGCAACGAACCGTTTCTGTTCCATGCCCGCATCAGCGCTGCACTGAACATTGGCTTGCTCGATCTGCGCCAACTCTGCAGTGACGTGGAGTCGGCCTATTGGTCCGGCAGCATCGCGCTGAATGCCGCCGAAGGCTTCATCCGCCAACTGATCGGCTGGCGCGAATATGTCCGGGGCGTTTACTGGCTGCACATGCCGGAGTACGCCGAGGGCAATGCCTTCGGTAACACGCGGCGCCTGCCAGAGTTTTACTGGACCGGCGACACGCAAATGAAATGCATGCGCCAAGCCATCGGCCAAAGCCTCAAACACGCCTACGCCCATCACATACAGCGCCTGATGGTCACCGGCAATTTCGCCCTGCTCGCCGGCATCTCACCGAGCCAGATTTGTGAATGGTATCTGGCCATTTACATGGACGCTTTCGATTGGGTCGAACTGCCCAACACCCTCGGCATGGTCATGCACGCCGACGGCGGTTACCTCGGTTCCAAGCCTTATTGCGCCAGCGGCCAGTACATCAACCGGATGTCCGACTACTGTCGCGACTGTGCGTACTCGGTGCGTGAAACCACGGCCGACAACGCCTGCCCGTTCAACGCGTTGTACTGGCATTTCCTGATGCGCCACGGCGACCTTCTGCGCGGCAATCAGCGCATGGGCATGATGTACAAAAACCTTGATCGCATGCCGTTGGAAAAACAGCAGGCTTTGTGGCAACGCGGGCAGAGTCTGCTCGACAGACTGGATCGCGGCGAATCGCTATGAAAACGCGTGTGCCTTTGGCCCGTGTGCAACTTAAACATGGCGCCCCGGGTCAATGGCTGACAAAGCTTGTGAGGCCGATGACTTGAGACACGCCAATTGAACGCAAGCCAACCATCAACGCATGAAGGGTGAACATCCTGAAACAGCTTACTCGCGAGGAGCTTGAGTCTGAGGTCACGCGCCTGCGTCTGGCCGTCAAGGCGACCTGCGACGCCGTCTGGGACTGGGATCTGAAAACCAATCAGGTCATCTGGAACGACTCGCTGCAACAGGCGTATGGCTACGCGTCAGCAGCCATCGAGCCGACCTGTGACTGGCGATTTGCGCAGATTCACACGCAGGATCGCGCGCGCGTGACAACCTCGATTCGCTCGGCCATTGACGGCTCTGGCACGACCTGGAGCGCTGAGTACCGCTTCCTCTGCCACGATGGTTCATACGCCGAAGTGCTGGATCGCGGACATTTGATCCGCAATGCCGATGGCAAAGCCGAACGCATGATCGGTGCGATGCTCGACCTGACCCGTTCGCGCAGCGCCGAGACGGCATTGCGCCAGAGTGAAGAGCGCTTCAGCACCATTCTGGAAACCATCGAAGCGGCGTTCGCCATCGTCAAAGTCAAATTCGACGCCGACGACCAACCCATCGACTATTTCTTTGTCGAGGCCAACCCGGCGTTCGAGCGTCAGGCCGGGGTCAACCTGCGGGGCAAGTGGGTCACCGAGTTTGCGCCCAACCTGGAGAAATTCTGGTTCGAGACCTACGGCCATGTGGCCAAGACCGGCGAACCGGCCAACTTCGAGAACTACGCCAATACCTTCGAACGTTGGTTCGATGTGCGCGCCGTGCGTGTCGGCGACCCGGCCGATCGGCAGATTGCGATCTTCTTCAGCGATGTCACCGAGCGCCGCGACGCGCAAGAACGCTTGCGCATCAGCGAGGCGGTCGCCCGGGAAAACGTTGAGCGGGTACAACTGGCCCTTGCCGCTGGCGCCATTATCGGTACCTGGCACTGGCACTTGCCCAGCGATCGCTTCAGCGTCGATGAGGCCTTCGCGCGGGTGTTCGACCTCGACCCGGCCTGGGGTCTCGACGGTCTGAGTCTGGAGCAAGTGGTGATGACCGTTCACCCGGACGACAGGGAAGGACTCACCACCGCGATCAACGAAGTCATTGCCCGTGGAGGTGCCTATTCGCACCAATACCGAGTGCGCGGCGCGGATGGCCAATACACCTGGATTGAAGCGAACGGCCGCGTCGAGTGCGCCGAAGACGGCACGCCTTTGCGCTTTCCCGGCGTGCTCATCGATGTCGAAGACCGGCGCAATGTCGAAGCCGAGCGCGACCGGGTCACCGCCGCGTTAAAGGCGCTCAACGACACACTGGAACAACGGGTCTCGGCGCGAACCGCAGAACTGATGCAGGCCGAAGAGAAGTTGCGCCAATCGCAGAAAATGGAAGCGGTCGGGCAACTCACCGGCGGTCTGGCCCATGACTTCAACAACCTGCTGGCAGGCATTTGCGCCTCCCTTGAACTGATGGAGAAACGCATCGGCCAAGGCCGTCTGAACGACATCGACAAATACATGCTGATCGCCCAGGACGCCGCCAAACGCGCCACCGCCCTGACCCACCGCCTGCTCGCCTTCTCCCGGCGCCAGACCCTCGATCCACGGCCAACTGAAGTCAATGCACTGATTGCCGGCATGAGCGAACTGATCCAGCGCACCGTCGGCCCGAGCATTCGCCTGAAGACGGTCGTCGCCGCCGATCTGTGGCCGGCGCTGGTCGATGCCAGCCAACTGGAAAACGCCCTGCTCAACCTGTGCATCAACGCCCGCGATGCGATGCCCGATGGCGGCAGCATCACCGTCGAAACCGCCAACCGAACCCTGGATGCTGAATCAGCGCGCGTACGGGAAATGCCCGAAGGGCAATACCTGTGCTTGTCGGTCGCCGACACCGGTACCGGTATGAGTGCGGAAGTGATCGCCAAGGCCTTCGACCCTTTTTTCACCACCAAACCGCTGGGCCAGGGCACGGGCCTTGGGCTGTCGATGATCTACGGTTTCACCAAGCAATCCGGCGGGCAGGTGCGGGTGCAATCGACCGTGGGTCAAGGCACCATCATCTGCATTTACCTGCCGCGCTACCTCGGCGAAACGCAGCGCAATCAGGATGACACGCAAAGCTCAGCGACGCCTCATGCCAAGGCCGGTGAGACCATCCTGATTGTCGACGACGAACCCACCGTCCGCATGCTGCTCAAGGACGTGCTGAGCGACCTCGGCTACGACTTGCTCGAAGCGGGCGACAGCGTTGAAGGATTGGAAGTGTTGCGTTCCAGCGCGCACATTGATCTGCTCATCACCGATGTCGGCTTGCCGGGCGGCATGAACGGCCGGCAAATGGCTGATGCGGGCAGGCAAATCAGGCCGAAACTGAAGACTTTGTTCATTACCGGGTACGCGGAAAACTCGGTGATCGGTAACGGTCAACTCGGCCCGGGCATGCAGGTGCTGACCAAACCCTTTGCTGTCGACACGTTGGTGTCACGCGTCAGTGGCCTGCTGTCCACCGAAGTCGAGTAAGGCTTGCTCGCGAGACACCATGAAGCGGTTGCGCCCGGCCAACTTCGCTTGATACAGCGCCTGATCGGCTGACTCGATCAAACCGTGCACCGGGTCCAGGTGCGACCCGCGCGCGGCGGCGATGCCAATGCTCAGGCTCACGCGGGCCACCGGGCTTGTCGGGTGGGCAATGTTGGCT from Pseudomonas tensinigenes harbors:
- a CDS encoding PAS domain-containing protein — its product is MNILKQLTREELESEVTRLRLAVKATCDAVWDWDLKTNQVIWNDSLQQAYGYASAAIEPTCDWRFAQIHTQDRARVTTSIRSAIDGSGTTWSAEYRFLCHDGSYAEVLDRGHLIRNADGKAERMIGAMLDLTRSRSAETALRQSEERFSTILETIEAAFAIVKVKFDADDQPIDYFFVEANPAFERQAGVNLRGKWVTEFAPNLEKFWFETYGHVAKTGEPANFENYANTFERWFDVRAVRVGDPADRQIAIFFSDVTERRDAQERLRISEAVARENVERVQLALAAGAIIGTWHWHLPSDRFSVDEAFARVFDLDPAWGLDGLSLEQVVMTVHPDDREGLTTAINEVIARGGAYSHQYRVRGADGQYTWIEANGRVECAEDGTPLRFPGVLIDVEDRRNVEAERDRVTAALKALNDTLEQRVSARTAELMQAEEKLRQSQKMEAVGQLTGGLAHDFNNLLAGICASLELMEKRIGQGRLNDIDKYMLIAQDAAKRATALTHRLLAFSRRQTLDPRPTEVNALIAGMSELIQRTVGPSIRLKTVVAADLWPALVDASQLENALLNLCINARDAMPDGGSITVETANRTLDAESARVREMPEGQYLCLSVADTGTGMSAEVIAKAFDPFFTTKPLGQGTGLGLSMIYGFTKQSGGQVRVQSTVGQGTIICIYLPRYLGETQRNQDDTQSSATPHAKAGETILIVDDEPTVRMLLKDVLSDLGYDLLEAGDSVEGLEVLRSSAHIDLLITDVGLPGGMNGRQMADAGRQIRPKLKTLFITGYAENSVIGNGQLGPGMQVLTKPFAVDTLVSRVSGLLSTEVE
- a CDS encoding cryptochrome/photolyase family protein; protein product: MNKTHRLCLVLGDQLSFDLASLAGLDREQDRVLLVEVMEEASHVAHHPQKIALIFSAMRHFAQALKDQGFRVHYVTLDDPHNSGSVPGELKRWQALLQAKEVHLTECGDWRLEQSLKDCGLPIHWHADNRFLCSRDEFRAWAAGKKQLRMEFFYREMRRKSRLLLNGDGTPVGGAWNFDADNRKALPKTVKAPYPAGFTNDAITLEVLALVKERFASHYGSLDDFNYPVTHADAQALWAYFLDYGLAGFGDYQDAMASNEPFLFHARISAALNIGLLDLRQLCSDVESAYWSGSIALNAAEGFIRQLIGWREYVRGVYWLHMPEYAEGNAFGNTRRLPEFYWTGDTQMKCMRQAIGQSLKHAYAHHIQRLMVTGNFALLAGISPSQICEWYLAIYMDAFDWVELPNTLGMVMHADGGYLGSKPYCASGQYINRMSDYCRDCAYSVRETTADNACPFNALYWHFLMRHGDLLRGNQRMGMMYKNLDRMPLEKQQALWQRGQSLLDRLDRGESL